One genomic segment of Bifidobacterium breve DSM 20213 = JCM 1192 includes these proteins:
- a CDS encoding ATP-binding protein, which translates to MKQLEAWKTSRNRKPLIIRGARQTGKTWLSEEFGRTRYEAVARIDLMNDERARSFFDGDLDVSRILRNISLETGVPITTDTLVLLDEIQECPRALTALKYFCEDAREYHVIATGSYMGIARHAGTSYPVGKVDTLTLRPMDFMEYLRAIGQGMMADAISDGTGIADLDSAKRDLRREAGTTLLDMAVGVSLCPFHHLAIILSCKNSLLTCKNYCKMVKGDAHVAG; encoded by the coding sequence ATGAAGCAGCTTGAGGCTTGGAAGACGTCTCGAAATAGAAAGCCGCTCATTATCCGAGGCGCCCGTCAGACGGGCAAAACGTGGCTGTCGGAGGAGTTCGGGCGTACACGATATGAGGCAGTGGCGCGTATCGACCTCATGAACGATGAGCGTGCGAGGAGTTTCTTTGACGGCGATCTAGATGTGAGCAGGATATTGCGTAACATCAGCCTCGAAACAGGTGTTCCTATCACGACAGATACCTTGGTGCTCCTTGATGAGATTCAAGAATGTCCGCGTGCATTGACTGCGCTGAAGTATTTCTGCGAAGATGCTCGTGAATATCACGTTATTGCGACTGGCTCCTACATGGGTATTGCCCGACATGCAGGCACTTCGTACCCGGTCGGCAAAGTCGATACGTTGACATTGCGTCCAATGGATTTCATGGAGTACCTTCGCGCCATCGGCCAAGGAATGATGGCCGATGCTATAAGCGACGGCACAGGTATTGCAGATTTGGATTCTGCAAAAAGGGACCTCCGGCGCGAAGCGGGCACTACCTTATTGGATATGGCAGTAGGGGTGTCTCTTTGCCCCTTTCACCATCTTGCAATAATTCTTTCATGTAAGAACTCTCTGTTAACATGTAAGAATTATTGCAAGATGGTGAAAGGGGATGCTCATGTTGCCGGCTAA
- a CDS encoding RNA-binding domain-containing protein: MLMLPAKESLTVEFKSEQKRPQSHDEIVDNVVALANTEGGILYLGIEDDGTVTGVCDEHRNINGLAALIFNKTVPQLPARVALLYENEVPIVSIEVGNSQQIVSTSQGKTLQRRLKADGSPEVVPLFVSQFISRLSQQRFYDFSAQPAPEARLDDLNPDSRNKLRSHIRSANAQNSLLSFTDEDFDRALELVVDGPYGLQPSVAGLLTIGSVDAIHRSIPAASAVFQVMKGMSPKVNMDPFVLPLVDMFDRVGELMEPWNPSHEVMSGLIRVDLPDFDRGAFREAMINAFCHRDYARMGSVRFLVDDDGLTIANPGGFIEGVSEDNLLTAQPRSRNPQLALILKAAGYVERTGRGVDTIYAGSIAAGGSFPDYSQSSAEEVILFLRRVVPDEAFVTMIGDEERRRGAPLPVWSLIVLSLLREHRRLTMVQLCDFSHLEHRRIVSAVENLVEAGLVEGVGSGSSRSYMLSAQVYKRSEGLASYVRQRDIDATRRSGLVLEFAEKNDGVVTTADVMDLFGLSYISAYRLLKKLEDVGKLRREGNGPSSRYVLG, from the coding sequence ATGCTCATGTTGCCGGCTAAAGAAAGTTTGACAGTTGAGTTCAAGAGCGAGCAGAAGCGCCCTCAATCGCATGATGAAATTGTTGACAACGTAGTGGCTCTAGCCAATACCGAAGGCGGCATACTGTATCTCGGTATTGAAGACGATGGCACTGTGACCGGCGTATGTGACGAGCATCGCAATATCAATGGACTTGCGGCACTAATTTTCAATAAGACTGTTCCGCAGCTTCCCGCTCGCGTGGCGCTCTTGTACGAGAACGAGGTGCCGATAGTCAGTATTGAGGTGGGTAACAGTCAGCAAATCGTGTCTACTAGTCAGGGGAAGACACTACAGCGCCGGCTGAAAGCAGACGGCTCGCCTGAGGTCGTTCCGCTGTTTGTTTCCCAATTCATTAGCCGTTTATCTCAGCAACGGTTCTACGATTTCAGTGCGCAACCTGCCCCAGAGGCTCGGTTGGACGATTTGAATCCAGACTCACGGAACAAGTTGAGAAGCCATATTCGCAGTGCCAATGCGCAAAACTCGTTGTTGTCTTTTACGGATGAGGATTTCGATCGGGCACTTGAGCTGGTTGTTGATGGCCCGTATGGATTGCAGCCATCTGTTGCTGGTCTGCTCACCATTGGTTCGGTTGATGCTATTCATCGATCGATTCCAGCCGCATCGGCTGTTTTTCAAGTGATGAAAGGCATGTCTCCAAAGGTCAATATGGATCCGTTCGTGTTGCCCTTGGTGGATATGTTTGATCGTGTAGGCGAGCTGATGGAGCCGTGGAATCCCAGCCACGAAGTCATGAGCGGCTTGATTCGTGTCGATCTGCCAGACTTCGATCGAGGGGCATTCCGTGAGGCAATGATTAACGCTTTCTGCCATCGCGATTATGCACGAATGGGTTCGGTGAGGTTCCTGGTTGATGATGATGGGTTGACCATAGCTAATCCCGGAGGATTCATAGAGGGTGTCTCCGAAGATAACCTGCTTACTGCACAACCGCGTTCCCGTAATCCGCAGCTTGCTCTGATTTTGAAAGCTGCCGGATATGTTGAACGTACCGGGCGAGGTGTGGATACCATCTATGCCGGGTCGATTGCGGCAGGCGGTTCTTTCCCGGATTACTCGCAGTCCAGTGCCGAAGAAGTCATTCTGTTCCTCCGCCGTGTGGTGCCTGACGAGGCATTCGTGACCATGATTGGAGATGAGGAGCGTCGACGAGGAGCACCGTTGCCAGTCTGGTCGCTGATTGTGCTCTCACTACTGCGCGAGCATCGTAGGCTTACTATGGTCCAGTTGTGCGATTTCTCCCATTTGGAGCATCGACGCATCGTGTCTGCTGTTGAGAATTTGGTGGAAGCTGGTTTGGTAGAGGGGGTCGGCAGTGGGAGCTCTCGCTCGTATATGCTGAGTGCCCAAGTGTACAAACGTTCAGAGGGGTTGGCGTCTTACGTGCGTCAGCGTGACATCGATGCCACCCGGCGCAGTGGCCTTGTTCTGGAGTTCGCCGAAAAAAATGATGGTGTCGTCACTACGGCGGATGTCATGGATCTATTCGGCCTGAGCTATATCAGTGCATACCGGTTGTTGAAGAAGCTCGAAGATGTGGGCAAGTTGCGCCGCGAGGGGAATGGGCCGTCATCCCGATACGTGTTGGGATGA
- a CDS encoding phosphoenolpyruvate carboxylase yields the protein MATPEEQITPADAAIVTTGTGRKGPEEHDLPQSLKDDMDLCLKILRDVLGEYNPELLSTFDTVRNYSVEASAEHFAELEDPNPAQDGLKEAVNVIDNMTLHDAQLLARAFATYFHLANLSEENYRVSVLHERENNVSGEQAVDPINELTVAYHQLINEMGPAKAKELLDQLEFHPVFTAHPTEARRKAVEGKIRRISELLGEYKILGGSDKKECLRRLYNEIDALFRTSPIALKKPTPVEEADTILDIFDNTLFHTIPKVYRRFDDWILGDQAGLVEPACPAFFHPGSWIGSDRDGNPNVTAKVSRAVARKFSDHVIAALEEATRTVGRNLTMEAETTPPSAELKNLWSHQKEMSERLTDKAALISTKEMHRAVMLVMADRLHYTIERDADLMYHSCDDFLNDLKVVQRSLAEAGAKRSAYGPLQDLIWQTETFGFHMVEMEFRQHSVVHARALADIREHGLHGERGDLQPMTHEVLDTFRALGAIQKRNGLKAARRYIISFTKSAQNIKDVYELNRLAFSHPEDVPTIDVIPLFEQLEDLQNSVDVLEEMIKIPEVQARLKATGNKLEVMLGYSDSSKDAGPTSATLALHSAQERIAKWAESHDIDLTLFHGRGGAVGRGGGPANRAVLAQPVGSVKCRFKLTEQGEVIFARYGNPVLAIRHVESVAAATLLQSAPSVEKRNTDMTKKYADMAAQLDEAAHNRFLDLLNTDGFAPWFSIVTPLTEIGLLPIGSRPAKRGLGAKSLDDLRTIPWIFSWAQARINLAAWYGLGTACEKFGDLETMRQAYEEWPLFSTFIDNIEMSIAKTDERIAKMYLALGDREDLNKKVLEEMELTRKWVLDIVGDKWPLQHRHVLGQAIRIRSPYVDALSVTQVLALKSLRKKVDKEELSQSQQAGFIYLILCTVSGVAAGLQNTG from the coding sequence ATGGCAACACCAGAAGAACAGATCACTCCTGCTGACGCCGCCATCGTCACCACCGGAACTGGCCGCAAGGGCCCCGAGGAGCATGATCTTCCCCAAAGCCTCAAGGACGACATGGATCTGTGTTTGAAGATCCTGCGTGACGTACTGGGCGAATACAACCCCGAACTGCTCTCCACGTTCGACACCGTGCGTAATTACTCGGTGGAAGCCAGCGCTGAACACTTCGCCGAGTTGGAGGATCCGAACCCCGCACAGGATGGCCTGAAAGAGGCCGTGAACGTCATCGACAACATGACGCTGCACGACGCCCAGCTGTTGGCCCGCGCATTCGCCACGTACTTCCATCTGGCAAACCTGTCCGAGGAGAACTACCGCGTTTCCGTGCTCCATGAGCGCGAGAACAACGTATCCGGCGAGCAGGCGGTCGATCCGATCAACGAGCTCACCGTCGCCTACCACCAGCTCATCAACGAGATGGGCCCGGCCAAGGCCAAGGAGCTGCTCGACCAGCTTGAGTTCCACCCCGTCTTCACCGCGCACCCCACTGAAGCACGCCGCAAGGCAGTGGAAGGCAAGATCCGCCGCATCTCCGAATTGCTCGGGGAATACAAGATTCTCGGCGGCTCGGACAAGAAGGAATGCCTGCGCCGCCTCTACAACGAGATCGACGCCCTGTTCCGCACCTCTCCGATTGCGCTGAAGAAGCCGACCCCGGTTGAGGAAGCGGACACGATTCTCGACATCTTCGACAACACGCTGTTCCACACCATCCCCAAGGTCTACCGTCGCTTCGACGACTGGATTCTGGGCGACCAGGCCGGACTCGTCGAACCTGCCTGCCCCGCGTTCTTCCACCCGGGCAGCTGGATTGGCTCCGACCGTGACGGTAACCCGAACGTCACCGCCAAGGTGAGCCGCGCTGTGGCCCGCAAGTTCTCCGATCACGTGATCGCCGCTCTCGAGGAAGCCACCCGTACAGTGGGCCGCAACCTCACGATGGAGGCCGAGACCACGCCGCCGAGCGCCGAGCTCAAGAACCTGTGGAGCCACCAGAAGGAAATGAGCGAGCGTCTGACCGACAAGGCCGCACTGATCTCCACCAAGGAGATGCACCGCGCGGTCATGCTGGTGATGGCCGATCGTCTGCATTACACCATCGAGCGCGATGCCGACCTCATGTACCACTCCTGCGACGACTTCCTCAACGATCTCAAGGTGGTGCAGCGTTCGCTGGCCGAGGCTGGCGCCAAGCGCTCCGCTTACGGCCCGCTGCAGGATCTGATTTGGCAGACCGAGACCTTCGGCTTCCACATGGTGGAGATGGAGTTCCGTCAGCACTCTGTGGTGCACGCCCGCGCCCTTGCGGATATCCGCGAGCACGGTCTGCACGGCGAACGCGGCGATCTGCAGCCGATGACCCACGAGGTGCTCGACACCTTCCGCGCGCTCGGGGCCATCCAGAAGCGCAACGGCCTCAAGGCCGCCCGCCGCTACATCATCTCCTTCACCAAGAGCGCCCAGAACATCAAGGATGTCTACGAGCTCAACCGCTTGGCATTCTCCCACCCGGAGGATGTGCCCACCATCGACGTAATCCCGCTGTTCGAGCAGCTTGAGGATTTGCAGAACTCGGTGGATGTGCTCGAAGAAATGATTAAGATCCCCGAGGTTCAGGCTCGCCTGAAGGCCACCGGCAACAAGCTCGAGGTCATGCTCGGCTACTCCGATTCCTCGAAGGACGCCGGACCGACCTCCGCCACGCTGGCGCTGCACTCCGCCCAGGAACGCATCGCCAAGTGGGCCGAATCGCACGACATCGACCTGACGCTGTTCCATGGCCGCGGCGGCGCCGTCGGTCGCGGCGGCGGCCCGGCCAACCGTGCGGTGCTCGCCCAGCCGGTCGGTTCCGTCAAGTGCCGCTTCAAGCTCACCGAACAGGGCGAGGTCATTTTCGCCCGTTACGGCAACCCGGTGCTTGCCATCCGCCACGTGGAGTCCGTGGCTGCGGCAACCCTGCTGCAGTCCGCCCCGAGCGTGGAGAAGCGCAACACCGACATGACCAAGAAGTACGCCGACATGGCTGCTCAGCTCGACGAGGCCGCGCACAACCGCTTCCTCGACCTGCTGAACACCGATGGCTTCGCCCCGTGGTTCTCGATCGTCACGCCGCTGACCGAAATCGGTCTGCTGCCGATTGGCTCCCGCCCGGCCAAGCGCGGCCTTGGCGCCAAGTCCCTAGACGATTTGCGTACGATTCCGTGGATCTTCTCCTGGGCTCAGGCACGCATCAACCTGGCCGCTTGGTACGGCCTCGGTACCGCATGCGAGAAGTTCGGCGATCTGGAGACCATGCGTCAGGCCTACGAGGAATGGCCACTGTTCTCCACGTTCATCGACAACATCGAGATGTCCATCGCCAAGACGGACGAGCGCATCGCCAAGATGTACCTCGCCCTCGGCGACCGCGAGGACCTCAACAAGAAGGTGCTCGAGGAGATGGAGCTCACCCGCAAGTGGGTTCTGGACATCGTGGGTGACAAGTGGCCGCTGCAGCACCGCCACGTGCTCGGCCAGGCCATCCGCATTCGTTCGCCGTATGTGGACGCGCTGTCCGTCACCCAGGTGCTGGCGCTCAAGTCGCTGCGCAAGAAGGTGGACAAGGAAGAGCTCTCGCAAAGCCAGCAGGCAGGATTCATCTATCTGATCCTCTGCACCGTTTCAGGTGTTGCTGCCGGCCTGCAGAACACGGGCTGA
- a CDS encoding threonine/serine exporter family protein has product MDNVSEQKKNNAPEVKGASAVRKFHTHSIPLDMEDIARDWDKPVVDAGIAAKASVIVRVGMLDLGAGTGSFRVREMMHRIAYPLGVHVRADVNLTDIEATCTDGRNRITEVVDLPTTGVNTERIWLLEHFADWFSVNLGKGSMYHVDSQLSDGVVKHLDERDASQYSADLSKRLRERAKARAAAADGSVDDALDVALRAKVTVTSVAKSLDDDNEEAHRLLADSEKVTPIEDKAAEEKAYDDAEVFAGDSNEAVEAASSAGAESLMRHEAGNAPDNDENAAGEPARSDGSGVRASEGDAADAATEPSSAKRKSRVPKEYAEHFNERSDEEKAKGGITVRQAHERLDLIERRKPLYKPWFSGLASALACAAFVFLLGGGPYDMIGAFVGAGLGQWMRRRLFAHHLNQFFVTFVCVAAAALACTGTLRLIGIFDPVALSHDTAYIGAMLFVIPGFPLITGGLDMAKIDFPSGIQRVAYVLCIILMATLAGWAVAVMVHLHPEGFEPLGLNPWVNGLLRFVAAFVGVWGFSVLFNSPQRMCLTAALIGAITDTLRLELQDFSVAPEMATFIGAFLAGILASAWRSSVRRGWLPPHLGYPRICLTVPSIVIMVPGLYMYRAMWYLGSFDTVNALDWAFRAFMVIVCLPIGLAMARVVTDKSWRYDI; this is encoded by the coding sequence ATGGACAACGTGAGCGAACAGAAGAAAAATAATGCGCCTGAGGTGAAAGGCGCATCGGCCGTACGAAAATTCCACACCCACTCTATTCCGCTGGACATGGAAGACATTGCGCGTGACTGGGATAAGCCGGTGGTGGATGCCGGTATCGCGGCCAAGGCGAGCGTTATTGTGCGCGTTGGCATGCTGGATTTGGGGGCCGGCACTGGATCGTTCCGCGTGCGTGAGATGATGCACCGCATCGCCTATCCATTGGGCGTGCATGTGCGCGCCGATGTGAACCTGACGGACATCGAAGCTACCTGCACCGATGGCCGCAATCGCATCACCGAAGTCGTGGATTTGCCGACTACCGGCGTGAACACCGAACGAATCTGGCTGCTTGAGCATTTTGCCGACTGGTTCTCCGTGAACCTCGGTAAGGGATCGATGTATCACGTCGATTCGCAGTTGTCTGATGGAGTGGTCAAACATCTTGATGAGCGCGATGCCTCGCAGTATTCGGCTGATCTGTCCAAGCGGCTGCGTGAACGGGCCAAGGCTCGTGCCGCTGCGGCCGACGGCAGCGTTGATGATGCTTTGGATGTGGCGTTGAGGGCCAAGGTCACGGTTACCTCTGTGGCTAAATCCTTGGATGATGACAACGAGGAAGCGCACCGTCTGCTGGCGGACAGCGAGAAGGTCACCCCGATTGAAGACAAGGCGGCCGAGGAAAAAGCCTACGATGATGCCGAGGTGTTCGCCGGCGATTCCAACGAGGCGGTCGAGGCGGCCAGTTCTGCCGGGGCCGAGAGCCTGATGCGGCATGAGGCGGGAAATGCTCCGGACAATGACGAGAACGCTGCCGGCGAGCCGGCGCGTTCTGACGGTTCGGGCGTGCGTGCATCGGAAGGTGACGCTGCAGATGCCGCGACTGAGCCGAGTTCGGCCAAACGCAAGAGTCGCGTGCCCAAGGAATACGCCGAACATTTCAACGAGCGTTCCGATGAAGAGAAGGCCAAGGGCGGCATCACTGTGCGTCAGGCACACGAGCGGCTCGATCTCATCGAGCGCCGCAAGCCGTTGTACAAACCGTGGTTCTCCGGCTTAGCCTCCGCTTTGGCTTGTGCGGCCTTCGTGTTCCTGCTCGGTGGTGGCCCGTATGACATGATTGGTGCGTTCGTAGGAGCGGGCCTTGGCCAGTGGATGCGCCGGCGACTATTCGCGCATCATCTGAACCAGTTCTTTGTCACCTTTGTATGTGTGGCTGCGGCGGCGCTCGCCTGCACGGGCACTTTGCGACTCATCGGCATCTTCGACCCGGTCGCACTTTCGCATGATACGGCCTATATCGGTGCCATGCTGTTCGTGATTCCGGGCTTCCCGCTTATCACCGGCGGCCTCGATATGGCCAAGATTGACTTCCCCTCTGGCATTCAGCGCGTGGCCTACGTGCTGTGCATCATCCTGATGGCCACGCTCGCAGGCTGGGCTGTGGCCGTGATGGTGCACCTGCACCCGGAAGGTTTCGAGCCGTTGGGATTGAACCCGTGGGTCAACGGTTTGCTGCGGTTCGTGGCGGCGTTCGTCGGCGTGTGGGGCTTCTCCGTGCTGTTCAATTCGCCGCAACGTATGTGCCTGACGGCCGCGCTGATTGGTGCAATCACCGACACGTTGCGTTTGGAATTGCAGGACTTCAGCGTGGCACCCGAGATGGCGACCTTCATCGGCGCATTCCTGGCGGGTATTCTGGCCTCTGCATGGCGTTCATCCGTCAGGCGCGGCTGGCTGCCACCGCACCTTGGCTATCCGCGCATCTGCCTGACTGTGCCGTCTATCGTAATCATGGTGCCCGGCTTGTATATGTACCGCGCGATGTGGTACCTCGGCAGCTTCGACACTGTCAATGCTCTGGATTGGGCATTCCGCGCATTTATGGTGATTGTCTGTTTGCCGATCGGTTTGGCGATGGCTCGCGTGGTCACCGATAAATCCTGGAGATACGACATTTAG
- a CDS encoding sodium/proline symporter — protein MANDFWILLAMVIYFAAMLSIGFIYSKRSNSSSKEYFAGGRGVGPWLTALSAEASDMSGWLLMGLPGLAYFTGAADPMWTAIGLALGTYLNWKLVARRLRRYSVVAGDAITIPDFFAKRFHDEKGVISTIAAVIILVFFSVYVGSCFVTVGKLFATLFGFDYHIMMIIGAVVVFVYTVVGGYLSVVMTDFIQGMLMFFALAVVFIGTVASAGGIDNTVEFLRSIPGYLSGTQVAAPKLDPATGQQLVEAGKAVFGAPSDYGIITIISMLAWGLGYFGMPQVLVRFLSIRSVEEVRKSQIIATSWCVISLGCAVCIGLVGRAMMPTELLTSTDAETIFIVLAQTLLPSFMCGVVVSGIFAASMSSSSSYLIIGASAMGENIFRGLLHKKATDRQVMIVARVTLVVMFLFGIVVASDQNSSIFQVVSYAWAGLGASFGPLMLCSLYWRRANKAGAVAGMLSGTTTVLIWHNLVKPLGGVFAIYELLPAFIISLLFIVVVSLLTAKPNERMLYEFDHYMDDPLPGTLPSGTVLVDEPMEAMEAEVRSGK, from the coding sequence TTGGCCAACGATTTCTGGATTCTGCTGGCCATGGTCATCTATTTTGCGGCCATGCTGTCCATCGGATTCATCTACTCCAAGCGCTCCAACTCCTCCTCCAAGGAATACTTCGCGGGTGGTCGCGGCGTGGGGCCGTGGCTCACGGCACTAAGCGCCGAAGCCTCCGACATGAGCGGCTGGCTGCTCATGGGCCTGCCGGGCTTGGCCTACTTCACTGGCGCGGCCGATCCGATGTGGACTGCCATCGGCCTGGCTCTCGGTACCTATCTCAACTGGAAACTTGTGGCCCGCCGCTTGCGTCGCTACTCGGTGGTGGCCGGTGACGCCATCACTATTCCTGATTTCTTCGCCAAGCGATTCCATGACGAGAAGGGCGTGATTTCCACTATTGCGGCCGTAATCATCTTGGTGTTCTTCAGCGTGTATGTGGGCAGCTGCTTCGTGACGGTGGGCAAGCTGTTTGCCACGCTGTTCGGCTTCGACTACCACATCATGATGATCATCGGCGCGGTGGTCGTGTTCGTCTACACCGTGGTGGGTGGCTATCTGTCTGTGGTGATGACCGACTTCATTCAGGGCATGCTCATGTTCTTTGCGCTCGCGGTGGTGTTCATCGGCACTGTGGCCAGTGCAGGCGGCATCGACAACACCGTGGAATTCCTGCGCTCCATCCCCGGCTATCTCTCCGGCACGCAGGTGGCCGCGCCCAAGCTGGACCCGGCCACCGGTCAGCAACTGGTCGAGGCGGGGAAGGCCGTGTTTGGTGCGCCCTCCGATTATGGCATTATCACCATTATTTCCATGCTGGCGTGGGGCCTGGGCTACTTTGGCATGCCGCAGGTATTGGTGCGCTTCCTTTCCATCCGCAGCGTGGAGGAAGTGCGTAAGTCCCAAATCATCGCCACCTCTTGGTGTGTGATTTCGCTGGGCTGCGCAGTGTGCATCGGCCTGGTGGGTCGTGCCATGATGCCCACCGAACTGTTGACCTCCACCGACGCGGAAACCATTTTCATCGTGCTGGCGCAGACCCTGCTGCCGAGCTTCATGTGCGGCGTGGTGGTCTCCGGCATCTTCGCCGCCTCGATGAGCTCCAGCTCCTCGTATCTGATTATTGGCGCTTCGGCCATGGGCGAGAACATTTTTCGTGGATTGCTGCATAAGAAGGCCACGGATCGGCAAGTCATGATTGTGGCTCGTGTGACGCTGGTGGTTATGTTCCTGTTCGGCATTGTGGTGGCGTCTGACCAGAACTCTTCGATTTTCCAGGTCGTCTCCTATGCGTGGGCTGGTCTCGGCGCATCGTTTGGGCCATTGATGCTGTGCTCGCTGTATTGGCGTCGTGCCAACAAGGCCGGTGCCGTGGCCGGCATGTTGTCTGGTACGACGACCGTGCTGATTTGGCATAACCTCGTCAAGCCTTTGGGTGGTGTGTTTGCCATTTACGAGCTGCTGCCTGCGTTCATCATTTCGTTGCTGTTCATCGTGGTGGTCTCGCTGTTAACCGCCAAGCCGAATGAACGCATGCTTTACGAATTCGACCACTACATGGATGATCCGCTGCCTGGCACCCTGCCGTCCGGCACCGTGCTCGTCGACGAACCCATGGAAGCCATGGAGGCCGAAGTCCGCAGCGGCAAGTGA
- a CDS encoding amidohydrolase, protein MAGMSSLVRIVNAGVPGSQDRVDVVLRDGVVASVNPAGTDLASHGAMPAGAHTAFSAHTSNAADTGSTPTPTPAAAPADETTINADGLWIIPGLWDCHTHFTQWAKTLGRLDLINARSAAEAMDMLHRHLDERRAAGTLDPDAFVVGMRFRHSLWADDEQPTLAAIDAVTGDQPVALSSADMHCGWVNSAAARRLGVHVDESGLVGELEWFNAYTTFDKAPGAAEETDRLLREAEQDAASKGVVGIRDYEMAENIDTWINRFAAGINGLRVDAGVYPERLQVAIDAGWHTGKELPGSAGLGHVGAMKLISDGSLNTRSAYCSTSYSGIEPPTYGTLSYTPQQIEDYMRLATEHGFDIACHAIGDEANTIVLNAAAATHAHGSIEHAQMLKPVDIPRFAELGLTASIQPQHAMDDRDVITRFWANPAGIPYPFKALHDAGAMLRMGSDAPVAPLDPWLAISAAVFGIESSDREPFQPEQCLDVRTSLAASTATGRDHLAVGDPADVVLLDTDPYCVSAPEAMRAMSEHVVMTLLRGERMY, encoded by the coding sequence ATGGCGGGTATGAGTAGCTTGGTGCGTATTGTCAATGCCGGTGTTCCGGGGTCTCAGGACCGCGTGGACGTGGTTCTTCGCGATGGGGTTGTTGCGTCCGTCAATCCTGCCGGAACGGACCTAGCCTCGCATGGCGCAATGCCGGCTGGAGCGCATACGGCATTCTCGGCGCACACGTCGAACGCCGCTGACACTGGCAGCACCCCGACTCCAACGCCAGCCGCCGCACCTGCTGACGAAACCACCATCAATGCAGATGGCCTGTGGATCATCCCCGGCTTGTGGGACTGCCATACGCACTTCACGCAATGGGCCAAGACGTTGGGCCGTCTGGATCTCATCAACGCTCGCTCGGCTGCTGAGGCGATGGATATGCTGCACCGTCACTTGGACGAGCGCCGCGCCGCCGGCACGCTTGACCCGGATGCCTTCGTGGTGGGCATGCGATTCCGTCACTCGCTGTGGGCTGATGATGAGCAGCCCACGTTAGCCGCCATCGACGCCGTGACCGGCGACCAGCCGGTGGCCCTCTCCAGCGCGGACATGCACTGCGGTTGGGTGAACTCTGCCGCGGCTCGCAGACTTGGCGTACATGTGGATGAATCCGGACTGGTCGGCGAGCTCGAATGGTTTAACGCCTACACCACCTTCGACAAAGCACCGGGCGCCGCCGAGGAGACCGATCGTCTGCTGCGCGAGGCCGAACAGGACGCCGCAAGCAAGGGCGTGGTCGGCATCCGCGATTATGAGATGGCCGAAAACATCGACACGTGGATTAATCGTTTCGCGGCCGGTATCAATGGCTTGCGTGTGGACGCCGGTGTATATCCCGAACGGCTACAAGTCGCCATCGATGCAGGGTGGCATACCGGCAAGGAATTGCCAGGCAGTGCCGGGCTTGGCCATGTAGGCGCCATGAAGCTCATCTCGGACGGCTCGCTCAACACCCGCTCTGCCTACTGTTCCACGTCGTATTCGGGCATCGAGCCGCCGACGTATGGCACCCTGAGCTACACGCCACAGCAAATTGAAGACTATATGCGCTTGGCCACCGAGCATGGCTTCGATATTGCCTGCCACGCCATTGGCGACGAAGCGAACACCATTGTGCTCAACGCAGCAGCTGCCACGCACGCACATGGATCGATCGAGCACGCGCAGATGCTCAAGCCCGTCGATATCCCACGCTTTGCCGAGTTGGGCCTTACGGCCAGCATCCAGCCGCAGCATGCCATGGATGACCGCGACGTCATTACCCGTTTCTGGGCCAATCCGGCTGGTATCCCCTATCCGTTCAAAGCCCTTCATGACGCAGGTGCCATGCTGCGCATGGGTTCCGACGCGCCTGTGGCCCCACTGGACCCGTGGCTGGCCATTTCCGCCGCCGTGTTCGGCATCGAAAGCTCCGATCGCGAGCCGTTCCAGCCCGAGCAGTGCCTCGATGTGCGCACCTCACTGGCGGCTTCGACCGCAACGGGTCGTGACCATCTCGCAGTCGGCGACCCGGCTGATGTGGTATTACTCGACACTGACCCGTACTGCGTGTCCGCTCCTGAAGCCATGCGTGCTATGTCGGAACATGTCGTAATGACGTTGTTGCGCGGGGAACGTATGTATTGA